A stretch of the Chitinophagaceae bacterium genome encodes the following:
- a CDS encoding TatD family hydrolase: MKLIDTHCHLYLPEFDADRDAMMQRAMHTGVDGFFLPNVESGTIERMLDLRATYREKCFPMMGLHPCSVKEDWKEELKIIEDYLFRKPELQFRGIGETGLDFYWDKTFMPQQKENFQLHIDWAKELELPIIIHSRDATDACIEMIRENKSEKLSGIFHCFSGDLNQAQQIIELGFYLGIGGVVTFKNGGLDKVLEQLDLSHLVLETDAPYLAPVPHRGKRNESSYLPLIAEKIGIIKNLSTEEVASITTSNAKQVFAY, translated from the coding sequence GTGAAGCTGATTGATACCCATTGCCATCTTTACCTGCCGGAATTTGATGCGGATCGTGATGCCATGATGCAAAGGGCGATGCATACCGGAGTTGATGGCTTTTTCCTGCCAAACGTTGAATCAGGAACTATTGAAAGGATGCTGGATTTAAGAGCAACCTACCGGGAAAAATGCTTTCCAATGATGGGTTTGCATCCCTGTTCGGTGAAAGAAGACTGGAAGGAGGAGCTTAAAATTATTGAAGACTATTTATTCAGAAAACCTGAGCTACAATTCCGGGGCATTGGTGAAACAGGACTGGATTTCTATTGGGATAAAACTTTTATGCCCCAACAGAAAGAAAACTTTCAATTGCATATTGATTGGGCTAAGGAATTGGAGCTACCGATTATCATTCACAGCCGCGACGCAACTGATGCTTGCATTGAAATGATCCGGGAAAACAAATCAGAAAAACTCAGTGGCATCTTCCATTGTTTTTCCGGTGATCTAAACCAGGCACAACAAATAATTGAATTGGGTTTTTATTTAGGCATTGGTGGGGTGGTAACTTTCAAAAACGGCGGCCTTGACAAAGTGCTGGAGCAATTGGATCTGAGTCACCTTGTACTGGAAACTGATGCGCCTTACCTCGCACCCGTTCCACACCGTGGAAAGCGAAATGAAAGCAGTTATCTTCCGTTGATTGCTGAGAAAATCGGCATTATTAAAAACCTTTCCACTGAAGAGGTCGCTTCAATTACCACTTCCAATGCGAAACAGGTATTTGCGTATTGA
- a CDS encoding DUF3575 domain-containing protein gives MKTINLLFFFALLCSTQMALSQNEMAPAPMMKNRIIKMDFFSPLTGNLTFGYEQVLTNNITLEGNIGIIGLSFIDDGYNGKGIFIKAGPKLYFTPDYLLDGMKRYNDFQGGYFKPEFIYSGFGFDYESYNSTNGIYTTERGTNNSIALMLNFGKQWVLAKIISLDLHGGIGYGTSFFHYNSTAPGYGYPDSFDESYKYSHFEVPEVPLTFSAGFDIGILLK, from the coding sequence ATGAAAACGATAAATCTCTTATTTTTCTTTGCCCTGTTGTGCAGCACTCAAATGGCACTTTCACAAAATGAAATGGCTCCCGCGCCTATGATGAAAAACAGGATTATTAAAATGGATTTCTTCTCTCCGCTCACCGGAAATCTTACGTTTGGATATGAGCAGGTTCTTACCAACAATATTACATTGGAAGGCAATATTGGCATTATTGGACTGAGCTTTATTGATGACGGCTATAATGGAAAGGGTATCTTTATAAAGGCAGGTCCGAAACTCTATTTTACGCCTGATTATTTACTGGACGGAATGAAAAGGTATAATGATTTTCAGGGAGGATATTTTAAGCCAGAATTTATTTACAGCGGATTCGGATTTGATTATGAATCTTACAATTCCACTAATGGTATTTACACTACTGAAAGAGGAACAAATAATTCTATTGCACTCATGCTGAATTTTGGAAAACAGTGGGTATTGGCAAAGATTATTTCGCTTGATTTGCACGGCGGAATTGGATATGGAACCTCTTTTTTCCACTACAATTCTACAGCACCTGGTTATGGATATCCTGATTCATTTGACGAAAGTTACAAATACAGTCATTTTGAAGTGCCTGAAGTTCCTTTGACTTTTTCTGCAGGTTTTGATATTGGAATACTGCTTAAGTAA
- a CDS encoding polysaccharide deacetylase family protein produces MYFIKTPEILKRLYPRQVWSFPEVQKKLYLTFDDGPTPSITEWTLKELKKFSAKATFFLVGQNAERYPEIISTIKKEGHSIGNHTYKHLNGWSTSTNAYIKDILKCDEIVSSKLFRPPYGRITKSQTSIMLNRYKVVMWDVLSGDFDRTITKERCLKNVLENTQPGSIIVFHDSVKAADRMQYALPRVLEYYSERNFSFAPLTVN; encoded by the coding sequence ATGTATTTTATAAAAACCCCTGAAATTTTAAAACGCCTTTATCCGCGTCAGGTATGGAGTTTTCCTGAAGTACAAAAAAAGCTTTATCTCACCTTCGATGACGGACCTACTCCTTCTATTACAGAATGGACATTAAAGGAATTGAAAAAATTTAGTGCCAAGGCCACCTTTTTCCTGGTAGGACAAAATGCGGAGCGATACCCGGAAATTATTTCTACGATTAAGAAAGAGGGTCATTCTATAGGCAACCATACCTACAAACATTTAAATGGCTGGTCTACCAGTACAAATGCTTATATTAAAGACATATTAAAATGCGATGAGATTGTATCGAGCAAACTTTTCCGTCCACCATATGGACGTATTACGAAATCGCAAACCAGCATCATGCTCAACCGCTATAAAGTGGTAATGTGGGATGTGCTGAGCGGTGACTTCGACCGTACCATCACTAAAGAACGCTGCCTTAAAAACGTTTTGGAAAATACACAACCCGGCTCCATCATTGTTTTTCACGATAGTGTGAAAGCTGCCGACCGCATGCAATATGCATTGCCACGTGTTCTGGAATATTATTCAGAAAGGAATTTCTCTTTTGCACCGCTAACCGTAAACTAA
- a CDS encoding glutamate--tRNA ligase: protein MSVRVRFAPSPTGPLHIGGVRTALYNYLFAKQHNGTFIIRVEDTDQNRLVNGAEEYMLQGLEWCGIVADEGPGSGGPYGPYKQSERKQLYYPFALQLVTAGNAYYAFDTAEELNTMRERLKSSGSSSLQYDSLTRDAMSNSLTLPADEVKLRIDRGDHYVIRAKIPADEEIKFTDLIRGEVLVNSSQLDDKVLFKSDGMPTYHLANVVDDHLMKITHVIRGEEWLPSAPLHYLLYRFFGWEEERPKFAHLPLILRPDGNGKLSKRDGDRLGFPVFPLNWKDPATGEQSLGFRERGFFPEAFANMLALIGWAPSESKEVLPMSALIKDFNIERIHKAGAKFDFEKAKWFNHEYMKQKSGNELSAFIKLELMEIGREASQDYIERVCEVIKLRCTFINELWQNAAVFFIAPVEFDTTVVKSKWNNQAGKNFEMLASELQAHDDFSMHSADTFLHDFLNQHNFKAGDILPVLRVMLIGTKNGPAVFEIVSLLGKEETLNRMKVAAVKFDGMTAT, encoded by the coding sequence ATGTCCGTCAGAGTAAGGTTTGCTCCAAGTCCAACAGGCCCCCTGCATATTGGTGGCGTTCGCACTGCTTTGTACAATTACCTCTTCGCGAAGCAACACAACGGCACATTTATCATAAGAGTGGAAGATACCGATCAGAACCGGTTAGTGAATGGAGCCGAAGAATACATGTTGCAAGGGTTGGAATGGTGTGGCATTGTTGCCGACGAAGGTCCTGGATCAGGCGGACCATATGGACCTTACAAACAATCGGAACGTAAGCAATTGTATTATCCCTTCGCATTACAACTGGTAACTGCCGGTAATGCGTATTATGCTTTTGATACTGCAGAAGAACTGAATACTATGCGCGAGCGACTGAAGTCATCAGGCAGCTCATCATTACAATATGATTCTCTTACACGGGATGCCATGAGCAACTCATTAACGTTGCCTGCGGATGAAGTTAAGCTGCGAATTGACCGGGGAGATCACTATGTGATCCGGGCAAAGATACCGGCAGATGAAGAAATAAAATTTACTGATTTGATTCGGGGTGAAGTGTTGGTGAATTCGAGTCAACTGGACGACAAGGTGCTTTTTAAAAGCGATGGAATGCCCACCTATCACCTTGCAAATGTCGTGGATGACCATCTGATGAAGATTACGCATGTAATTCGTGGAGAAGAATGGCTGCCATCTGCACCGCTTCATTATTTGCTGTACCGGTTTTTCGGATGGGAAGAAGAACGCCCGAAGTTTGCTCACTTACCGCTGATCCTTCGTCCCGATGGAAATGGAAAGCTCAGCAAGCGGGATGGCGACAGATTGGGATTTCCGGTATTTCCACTTAACTGGAAAGATCCGGCAACCGGCGAACAATCGTTGGGATTTCGCGAACGTGGATTTTTTCCGGAAGCATTTGCAAACATGCTGGCACTCATTGGATGGGCGCCGTCAGAAAGTAAGGAGGTGCTTCCAATGTCGGCATTGATAAAGGATTTCAATATCGAACGTATTCACAAGGCAGGCGCAAAGTTTGATTTTGAAAAGGCGAAATGGTTCAATCATGAATACATGAAGCAGAAATCAGGGAATGAACTATCTGCTTTTATCAAGTTGGAATTAATGGAAATCGGGAGGGAAGCATCGCAGGATTATATCGAACGCGTTTGCGAAGTAATCAAATTGCGGTGCACGTTTATCAATGAGCTCTGGCAGAACGCTGCTGTTTTTTTTATTGCACCTGTTGAATTTGACACGACTGTTGTAAAAAGTAAATGGAACAATCAGGCAGGAAAAAATTTTGAAATGTTAGCCAGTGAATTGCAGGCGCATGATGATTTTTCAATGCATTCGGCAGATACTTTTTTGCACGACTTTTTGAACCAGCATAATTTTAAAGCAGGAGATATTTTACCAGTGCTGAGAGTGATGTTGATTGGAACAAAGAACGGCCCCGCAGTTTTTGAAATCGTTTCATTGCTTGGCAAAGAAGAAACCCTTAACAGGATGAAAGTGGCTGCTGTAAAGTTTGATGGAATGACAGCCACTTAA
- a CDS encoding cobalamin B12-binding domain-containing protein produces MSSNQTNRPVRVLVAKVGLDGHDRGAKVIASSLRDAGMEVIYTGLRQTPEMVVNAALQEDVDVIGISILSGAHMTVFPKIINLMKEKELGDVLLTGGGIIPEEDMSALHEMGVGKLFAPGTSTHEISGYIQEWVKLHRNF; encoded by the coding sequence ATGTCTTCCAATCAAACGAATCGTCCGGTACGTGTGCTGGTTGCCAAAGTAGGTCTTGATGGCCATGACCGTGGCGCGAAAGTGATTGCTTCTTCCTTGCGTGATGCAGGTATGGAAGTAATTTACACAGGACTTCGTCAAACGCCTGAAATGGTGGTGAATGCCGCTTTGCAGGAAGATGTGGATGTGATAGGTATTTCGATTTTATCAGGCGCGCACATGACGGTGTTTCCAAAAATAATCAACCTGATGAAAGAAAAGGAACTCGGAGATGTGCTGTTAACCGGCGGCGGCATTATTCCTGAAGAAGACATGTCTGCGCTTCATGAAATGGGAGTAGGTAAATTGTTCGCGCCGGGTACTTCCACGCATGAAATCTCCGGCTATATACAAGAATGGGTGAAGTTGCACCGTAATTTTTGA
- a CDS encoding enoyl-CoA hydratase/isomerase family protein: MEFKHLLVDLNEGVLTLTINRPEKLNALNREVIEELDIAFNDVYENDEIRGVIITGSGAKAFVAGADITEFTSFTTEQAKEMSANGHRVFNKIEAAPKPVIAAINGFALGGGCELAMSCHIRMASDNAKFGQPEINLGLIPGYGGTQRLLRYVGKAKGIELLLTADMITAADALQFGLVNYVVAPEELLPKCNTILNKIKSKSPLVVARLIACANSYFDKQEDGFELEIDEFSKCINTEDFKEGTAAFLEKRPAVFKGK, translated from the coding sequence ATGGAATTCAAACATTTATTAGTTGACTTGAATGAAGGAGTGTTAACCCTCACAATCAACCGCCCTGAAAAATTAAATGCGCTCAATCGTGAAGTGATTGAAGAATTGGATATTGCCTTTAATGATGTTTATGAGAATGATGAGATTCGTGGAGTAATAATCACAGGTTCAGGGGCAAAAGCATTTGTAGCCGGAGCTGACATAACAGAATTCACGTCCTTCACAACAGAACAGGCAAAAGAAATGTCGGCGAATGGTCACAGGGTTTTTAATAAGATTGAAGCAGCGCCTAAACCGGTAATAGCTGCCATAAATGGGTTTGCTTTGGGAGGTGGTTGTGAACTGGCAATGTCCTGTCATATCCGTATGGCAAGTGATAATGCAAAATTTGGTCAGCCGGAAATAAACCTGGGATTGATTCCCGGATACGGAGGCACACAAAGATTACTGCGTTATGTTGGAAAAGCTAAAGGCATAGAGTTACTGCTGACTGCTGATATGATCACAGCAGCAGATGCGCTGCAATTTGGATTGGTAAACTATGTGGTTGCGCCTGAAGAACTATTACCAAAGTGCAATACGATACTGAATAAAATAAAATCCAAATCTCCATTGGTGGTGGCCCGGTTGATTGCTTGTGCAAATTCTTATTTCGATAAGCAGGAAGACGGGTTCGAACTTGAAATAGACGAATTTTCAAAGTGTATCAATACGGAAGATTTCAAAGAAGGTACGGCTGCATTTTTGGAAAAGCGGCCTGCAGTATTTAAAGGAAAATAG
- the uvrA gene encoding excinuclease ABC subunit UvrA has translation MSQISNISSEKPNVKGIEKLIFIKGARTHNLKNIDVAIPRNKLVVITGVSGSGKSSLTIDTLYAEGQRRYVESLSAYARQFLMRMNKPDVDYIKGICPAIAIEQRVGTRTSRSTVGSLTEIFEYLRILYARVGKTISPVSGKEVIKHDVSDVVNYVNTLNNGSTVYVMIPFKKIHHRSVKEELNVLLQKGFTRIRFGQEILKVEDFLFTLKAKDEATVAEKISVVIDRIAWKKEDKDNQTRLADSVQTAFFESEGDCIIFTLEQGAVPFSNRFELDGILFEEPTPQFFSFNNPFGACKTCEGFGSVIGIDEDLVIPNKNLSVFEGAIACWKGEKMSEWNEELIKYAHKSDFPIHRAYKDLTDKQHQLLWEGNQYFHGLHEFFKYLESQTYKIQYRVMLSRFRGKTTCPDCKGTRLRKDASYVKVGGVSIIDIVLMPISQVFELFRQLKLSPKDTEISKRILLEINNRLLLMMEVGLGYLTLNRLSSTLSGGETQRIHLTRTLGSNLTSSLYILDEPSVGLHPRDTAQLVKVLHKLRDLGNTVIVVEHEEEIMRNSDHIIDIGPLAGVHGGEVIYNGNFEDIINDTESLTGKYLSGELEIPVPRQRRKWINSLQLSGASEHNLKNIDVTFPLNVVTVVTGVSGSGKTTLVKKILYPALQKLIGGFGEKAGLFKELKGDYKMISQIELVDQNPLGKSSRSNPVTYIKAYDAIRDLYSEQRASKIKGFKPKHFSFNVEGGRCETCKGEGEIIVEMQFLADVHLLCEDCGGKRFKEDVLEVNYKEKNIADVLAMSVDEAVEFFWEENDIATRLQPLADVGLGYVKLGQSSSTLSGGEAQRVKLASFLGKGNSGKPVLFIFDEPTTGLHFHDIGKLLRSFEMLIENNHSVIIIEHNVEVIKCADHVIDLGPEGGNEGGHLIYQGTPEGLVEIKESWTGHFLKKHLVN, from the coding sequence ATGAGTCAAATATCAAATATAAGTTCCGAAAAACCAAATGTTAAGGGAATTGAAAAGTTAATTTTTATCAAGGGAGCACGTACGCACAACCTGAAAAACATTGATGTTGCTATTCCCAGGAACAAATTAGTGGTGATAACCGGTGTTTCCGGATCAGGTAAATCTTCACTCACCATCGACACTTTATACGCCGAAGGTCAACGCCGTTATGTTGAATCATTGTCGGCATATGCCCGCCAGTTTCTGATGCGGATGAACAAACCGGATGTCGATTACATCAAAGGCATTTGTCCTGCCATTGCTATTGAACAACGGGTTGGCACACGCACTTCCCGTTCTACTGTAGGTTCGCTCACTGAGATTTTTGAATACCTGCGCATTTTATATGCACGTGTAGGAAAAACCATTTCTCCTGTCTCCGGGAAGGAAGTTATCAAGCATGATGTAAGCGACGTGGTGAATTATGTAAACACTTTGAATAATGGTAGCACTGTGTATGTAATGATTCCATTTAAAAAAATTCATCACAGGAGTGTGAAGGAAGAATTAAATGTATTGCTTCAAAAAGGTTTTACCCGCATCCGTTTTGGCCAAGAGATTCTGAAAGTGGAAGATTTTCTTTTCACCTTAAAAGCAAAAGATGAAGCTACTGTCGCGGAAAAAATAAGTGTAGTTATAGACCGGATTGCCTGGAAGAAAGAGGATAAGGACAACCAGACACGTCTTGCTGACTCTGTGCAAACAGCCTTTTTTGAGAGCGAAGGTGATTGCATTATCTTCACCCTGGAACAAGGAGCTGTTCCATTCTCAAATCGTTTTGAATTGGATGGGATATTATTTGAAGAACCCACACCACAATTTTTCAGTTTCAACAATCCATTTGGTGCCTGCAAAACATGCGAAGGTTTCGGATCAGTGATTGGCATTGATGAGGACCTTGTGATTCCGAATAAAAATCTTTCCGTATTTGAAGGTGCAATCGCTTGCTGGAAAGGCGAAAAAATGAGTGAATGGAATGAAGAGCTGATTAAATATGCACATAAATCTGATTTTCCAATTCATCGTGCTTATAAGGACCTGACAGATAAACAACATCAATTGTTGTGGGAAGGCAATCAGTATTTTCATGGCCTCCATGAATTTTTTAAATACCTCGAATCACAAACCTATAAGATTCAATATCGGGTAATGCTTTCGCGCTTTCGCGGAAAAACAACATGTCCGGACTGCAAAGGAACCCGACTCAGAAAGGATGCCTCTTATGTGAAGGTCGGCGGAGTTTCTATTATTGACATCGTACTTATGCCGATCTCCCAGGTGTTTGAACTTTTTCGTCAACTGAAGTTATCACCAAAAGATACTGAGATTTCTAAAAGGATCTTGCTTGAAATCAATAACCGTTTGTTGCTGATGATGGAAGTAGGTTTGGGATATCTTACTTTGAACCGCCTTTCTTCCACACTATCCGGCGGAGAAACACAACGCATTCATCTTACCCGAACATTGGGAAGCAACCTTACCAGTTCATTATACATCCTCGACGAACCTAGTGTGGGACTTCATCCACGCGACACTGCGCAATTAGTTAAAGTACTGCACAAATTACGTGATCTTGGAAACACTGTGATTGTAGTAGAACACGAAGAAGAAATCATGCGCAATAGCGATCACATAATAGATATCGGTCCGCTTGCCGGCGTTCATGGTGGTGAAGTGATCTACAATGGCAATTTTGAGGATATCATCAATGATACTGAAAGTCTTACGGGAAAATACCTGTCCGGCGAATTGGAAATTCCTGTGCCGCGTCAAAGACGCAAGTGGATCAACTCTCTTCAACTTTCCGGTGCTTCAGAACACAATCTTAAAAATATTGATGTCACGTTTCCTTTGAATGTAGTGACTGTTGTAACCGGTGTAAGCGGATCAGGAAAGACTACGCTGGTGAAAAAAATTCTTTATCCGGCATTACAAAAACTCATTGGAGGATTTGGAGAGAAAGCAGGATTATTCAAAGAACTGAAAGGTGATTATAAAATGATTTCCCAGATTGAACTGGTGGATCAGAATCCACTAGGAAAATCTTCACGTTCCAATCCTGTTACCTATATCAAAGCGTATGATGCCATTCGTGATTTATATTCCGAACAACGCGCTTCTAAAATCAAGGGGTTTAAACCCAAACATTTTTCTTTTAACGTGGAAGGCGGTCGTTGTGAAACATGCAAGGGTGAAGGGGAAATTATTGTTGAAATGCAATTCCTTGCGGATGTTCATTTGTTGTGCGAAGATTGTGGTGGAAAAAGATTTAAAGAAGATGTGCTGGAGGTAAATTACAAGGAGAAGAATATCGCTGATGTGCTTGCAATGAGTGTAGATGAAGCGGTTGAGTTTTTCTGGGAAGAAAATGACATTGCCACACGATTACAACCTTTGGCTGATGTTGGATTAGGTTATGTAAAACTCGGACAATCATCCAGCACACTCAGTGGTGGAGAAGCACAACGTGTTAAGCTCGCGTCTTTTCTTGGCAAGGGAAATTCCGGCAAACCTGTGCTTTTTATTTTCGATGAACCAACAACAGGATTGCACTTTCACGACATCGGTAAATTGCTGCGTTCCTTTGAAATGCTGATAGAAAACAATCACTCTGTTATTATTATTGAACACAATGTAGAAGTGATAAAATGCGCTGATCATGTAATTGACCTTGGACCTGAAGGTGGTAATGAAGGCGGTCATTTAATCTACCAGGGAACGCCTGAAGGTCTTGTTGAAATAAAGGAATCATGGACGGGTCACTTCCTGAAAAAACACCTCGTAAATTGA
- a CDS encoding sigma-70 family RNA polymerase sigma factor, which yields METQVLNDEALVLQYMHGNEQALEILIRRHKSKVFTSIFMFVRDQYLAEDLFQDTFIKVVKKLRAQQYQEEGKFLPWVMRIAHNLCIDFYRKTKRTPQITTPEGFDIFNVLQFADGNPEKMLIRKQSHQKVREMVDHLPVEQKEVVILRHYADLSFKEISEITNVSINTALGRMRYALINLRKMQQEKQIAL from the coding sequence ATGGAAACTCAGGTTCTCAATGATGAAGCCCTTGTGCTTCAGTACATGCATGGTAATGAACAAGCCCTTGAAATTTTAATCAGGAGGCACAAAAGTAAAGTATTCACCTCCATTTTCATGTTTGTGCGTGATCAATACCTGGCAGAAGATCTCTTTCAGGACACATTTATTAAAGTAGTGAAAAAACTACGTGCGCAACAGTACCAGGAGGAAGGCAAGTTTTTGCCTTGGGTAATGCGTATTGCACACAACCTTTGTATTGATTTTTACCGGAAAACAAAACGAACTCCACAGATTACCACACCTGAAGGTTTTGACATTTTCAATGTCCTGCAGTTTGCAGATGGTAACCCTGAAAAAATGCTGATTCGTAAGCAATCACATCAAAAAGTAAGAGAAATGGTAGATCATCTGCCTGTGGAGCAGAAAGAAGTTGTAATACTGCGTCATTATGCGGATCTCAGTTTTAAAGAAATCTCAGAAATTACCAATGTCAGCATCAATACAGCGCTGGGGCGCATGAGGTATGCTTTAATCAATCTGAGAAAGATGCAACAGGAGAAGCAAATTGCATTGTAG
- the nth gene encoding endonuclease III — protein sequence MTRKERYEGILAYFEQHQPNAATELDYESPFQLLVSVILSAQCTDKRVNLTTPALFARFPDPETLSKATAEEVFPLVKSISYPNNKAKFLVAMAKMLIEKFNGEVPSDIDQLQLLPGVGRKTANVIASCVFNQPKMAVDTHVFRVSARLGLTKGAKNPLQTELQLIRHIPEDKIYLAHHWLILHGRYVCLARSPKCSECAIRQFCSYYEKLEKKNFLRQNRTVKASTAQNSSLPE from the coding sequence ATGACCCGGAAGGAGCGATATGAAGGCATTCTTGCTTACTTTGAACAGCATCAACCAAATGCAGCGACTGAACTCGACTATGAATCACCTTTTCAATTATTGGTGTCGGTTATCCTTTCTGCTCAGTGCACCGACAAGCGGGTGAATTTAACGACACCTGCTTTATTTGCAAGATTCCCTGATCCCGAAACCCTGTCAAAGGCAACTGCTGAAGAAGTATTTCCGCTGGTGAAAAGTATCAGTTATCCAAACAACAAGGCAAAATTTTTAGTAGCCATGGCAAAGATGCTGATTGAAAAATTCAACGGTGAAGTGCCTTCTGATATAGACCAGTTGCAATTGCTTCCCGGAGTCGGACGGAAAACAGCCAATGTAATCGCCTCTTGCGTTTTTAACCAGCCCAAAATGGCGGTAGATACCCATGTTTTCCGGGTATCGGCAAGGTTGGGATTGACAAAAGGAGCAAAGAATCCGCTTCAGACGGAACTGCAATTAATCAGGCATATTCCCGAAGATAAAATTTATCTCGCTCATCACTGGCTGATTTTACATGGAAGATATGTTTGCCTGGCAAGAAGCCCGAAGTGCAGTGAATGTGCAATCAGGCAGTTTTGTAGTTATTATGAAAAGCTCGAAAAGAAGAATTTTCTGAGGCAAAATAGAACTGTCAAAGCTTCTACTGCACAAAATAGTTCACTACCGGAATAA
- a CDS encoding aspartate aminotransferase family protein, translating into MLSERQLFLRHVAQTSDAPMMLEIERAEGIYLYDVNGKAYIDLISGISVSSIGHLHPDVINAIGAQLKKYLHLMVYGEFVQSPQVKYAALLTAFLPEKLNTVYFTNSGTEATEGAMKLAKRLTGRTSFVSFHNSYHGHTQGALSIMGNEYWKQAFRPLLPGNQLLNFNDQFGLEKITTETAAVIMEPVQAEAGIVLPSHDFLKLIRSRCTETGTLLILDEIQTGMGRTGTLFCFEQYGIVPDILLTAKAFGGGMPLGAFISSSENMQSLTHDPVLGHLTTFGGHPVSCAAGHAALEVLLKENLMSGVEYRRSLFQKYLVHPAIKSFRSIGLLIALQFEEEVFCKKVIANCIASGVITDWFLFNGSCLRIAPPLLITEIEIVCACELILQAIEKTSNQS; encoded by the coding sequence ATGCTTTCCGAACGTCAGTTATTTCTAAGGCATGTTGCCCAAACTTCCGATGCACCTATGATGCTGGAGATTGAACGGGCGGAAGGTATCTATTTATACGATGTAAATGGCAAAGCATACATTGACCTTATCTCCGGTATAAGCGTAAGCAGTATTGGTCACCTGCATCCGGATGTGATTAACGCTATCGGAGCCCAGCTGAAAAAGTATTTACACTTGATGGTATATGGTGAATTTGTGCAATCGCCGCAAGTTAAGTATGCTGCATTGCTTACAGCTTTTCTGCCCGAAAAATTAAACACGGTCTATTTTACCAATTCGGGAACAGAAGCTACGGAAGGCGCGATGAAACTTGCAAAACGGCTGACAGGCAGAACTTCCTTTGTTTCGTTTCATAATTCTTATCATGGTCATACGCAGGGTGCTTTAAGCATTATGGGCAATGAATACTGGAAGCAGGCCTTTCGTCCATTATTGCCAGGTAATCAATTGTTGAATTTTAACGATCAATTTGGATTGGAGAAAATCACCACTGAAACGGCAGCGGTTATAATGGAGCCTGTGCAGGCGGAAGCGGGTATCGTTCTTCCTTCACATGATTTTCTTAAGCTGATAAGGTCGCGCTGCACTGAAACAGGAACATTATTGATTCTTGATGAGATTCAAACGGGTATGGGCCGCACAGGCACATTGTTTTGTTTTGAGCAATACGGAATCGTTCCTGATATTCTTTTAACTGCAAAAGCATTTGGAGGTGGAATGCCTTTAGGTGCTTTTATTTCTTCATCAGAAAATATGCAATCATTAACCCATGATCCTGTTCTCGGACACTTAACTACATTTGGCGGTCATCCGGTATCGTGCGCGGCCGGTCATGCTGCACTGGAAGTTTTATTGAAAGAAAATTTGATGTCCGGTGTTGAATACCGTCGCAGTCTATTCCAAAAATATCTTGTACATCCTGCAATCAAATCATTCAGAAGTATTGGATTGCTGATAGCACTTCAATTTGAAGAAGAAGTATTCTGCAAAAAAGTGATTGCGAATTGCATCGCGTCGGGAGTAATTACAGATTGGTTTTTATTTAACGGAAGCTGCCTGCGAATTGCTCCGCCGTTGTTAATAACTGAAATAGAAATAGTATGCGCTTGTGAATTGATCCTTCAGGCAATAGAAAAGACAAGCAATCAATCATGA